From a single Cryptococcus deuterogattii R265 chromosome 5, complete sequence genomic region:
- a CDS encoding alpha 1: protein MSLLGWLNRRSNKYSSLPTSNASSGHPNPELLQSSLARRKKLLQVGLGAVFSLLLFGAVVRHIALPQSLATGQKDYEWQGGVPAMTGDPSEASGETGLESEIPGWTEAMGWKSSSHKELADLGEIAEQRYKLNVDAEERGTREYFRRLYDFAVTLPMRLHSPFLSSLHDHLPPACIDALPDYPNSQFYLPSMVSYKNIHMTDKTFDPQNKIIQSWAETNSKDGWQINFLDDQQAQNWVEMNFRRTDVEWAWNFMHRGVLKADFLRYLLPLVHGGVYSDVDTSPIRPIEQWGQLDVEYLDLTATDGPSWRTALSTHPSVVVAVDVDVHSKQGWEHSWPRPLGICQWTLSSAPNHPIFLDAVRRVVNASHVVQAWEEQRDEEITRLERERPRGWSKEVNRLQKLGRSDVMNVMEWTGPGLFTDSVLAFLLARYNVTWHRLRGLEHPLRIGDVLILPITAFSPGGEKDFRAEGPDSPQANVIHNFRGSWKSDGA, encoded by the exons ATGTCTTTGCTTGGATGGCTCAATCGTCGCAGCAACAAATACTCGTCGCTCCCAACGTCCAATGCGAGCTCCGGGCATCCCAATCCCGAACTACTCCAGAGCTCGCTTGCCAGACGGAAAAAGCTACTGCAGGTTGGTCTTGGTGCGGTATTTAGCCTCTTGCTTTTTGGTGCTGTCGTCAGACACATTGCGCTTCCGCAGTCTCTGGCGACGGGACAAAAAGACTATGAGTGGCAAGGCGGTGTACCGGCGATGACAGGGGATCCTTCAGAGGCTAGCGGAGAAACAGGGCTAGAAAGCGAGATACCCGGATGGACAGAGGCGATGGGCTGGAAATCGTCCAGCCATAAAGAATTGGCGGATCTTGGAGAGATAGCTGAACAACGGTATAAGTTAAATGTTGATgcagaagaaagaggtaCACGaga GTACTTTCGTCGTCTGTATGACTTTGCAGTCACGCTTCCAATGCGTCTTCATTCGCCCTTTCTGTCTTCACTTCACGACCATCTACCGCCGGCGTGTATCGATGCTCTGCCTGACTACCCCAACAGCCAGTTCTATTTGCCATCGATGGTGTCTTACAAAAACATCCATATGACTGATAAGACATTCGATCCTCAAAACAAAATCATCCAGTCGTGGGCAGAGACAAATAGCAAAGACGGATGGCAAATCAATTTTCTGGACGATCAACAAGCGCAGAATTGGGTGGAAATGAATTTTAGGCGGACTGATGTTGAATGGGCTTGGAATTTCATGCACCGAGGGGTGCTGAAAGCAGATTTTTTGAGATATTTGCTTCCTTTGGTCCATGGCGGTGTATATTCCGACGTAGAT ACCAGCCCCATCCGGCCGATTGAGCAATGGGGTCAACTCGATGTAGAATATCTTGACCTTACTGCAACCGACGGTCCGTCTTGGAGAACTGCTCTCTCTACACACCCCTCTGTAGTCGTCGCCGTTGACGTCGATGTTCACTCTAAGCAGGGGTGGGAGCACTCCTGGCCTCGCCCGCTTGGAATTTGCCAGTGGACGTTATCTTCTGCACCAAACCACCCTATCTTCCTTGATGCGGTTAGAAGGGTGGTGAATGCGTCGCATGTGGTACAGGCATGGGAGGAGCAGAGGGACGAAGAGATTACCAGACTTGAAAGAGAGCGACCCAGGGGATGGTCCAAAGAAGTGAATCGTTTGCAGAAGCTGGGGCGGAGCGACGTAATGAATGTGATGGAATGGACTGGCCCGGGGCTATTCACTGATTCTGTTTTGGC ATTTCTTCTCGCTAGATACAATGTTACTTGGCACCGTTTGCGTGGACTAGAACATCCTCTCAGGATTGGAGATGTCCTTATTCTTCCCATCACAGCTTTCTCTCCTGGTGGCGAGAAAGACTTCAGGGCAGAAGGACCAGATTCACCTCAAGCTAATGTTATTCACAATT TCCGAGGAAGCTGGAAATCTGATGGGGCGTGA
- a CDS encoding cytoplasmic protein gives MLKDIVERTSSSSEAPKAPAPSSTGFPVAVHRSQRPSAFARARRAQQVLKEEGKQEIGYGKAIDTVPSVQTAEPTSGSSMTEWEEVKKQVQEDNLKRIQNMSQQEREQEIEELRERLGDKTLGLLKKRAETLQSERSVRDSPQNGLSSIDLEQPFSVNNTRQLLQEVSEENTRRVESMSLEEREHETQELRERFGDKIMEALRKRAEAKLAEGKKNVVERSVKRDVPASSIMSSNTQEDDENLEVLKAKYFPTLHSEPSKLEWLQPISTPSSDKSVRFDLSGTVLSAKDTASLPTHLGLHHHGESPDLAGYTLQDILYLCRSTVPSQRITMMGVLSRIIGRLCNGELDETAEKECVETQVVQKAIELGVEVLAGLTRGAGVIRASVELLFEALRGPSWVFPDDSFDADNIYQPFIPTLMTAESEPTGIASIPFEDVLPRLTELLSIPDALPIITTNQLLLILRRATLLSGDLCETICPIVPALLKHHVIQRSWPPKGDNRPNVEALALLRDITASSRACAEDLLSQRVYESTLKFIVSATWSEGTDISTLDIGQNLALEVLRIYAILGRYGLSASIVASSSEVWRLFGKWVQERCASETLSPLESNLVRAYFDLLKVWVTCAIDPHRTTPEHDITWAQVVALEWIDEAVSSVKQLLGQFERLEEVTSALAMLASWATGAKVNGIKAGEEEKKTMLAGLKTSGLTEAIESMRTGGEDETRVLRLAVRLHGQLQSVGELLSKETLAALQLAFLVTNEPATRSVIHLRHELLRLSIQSRSLSPSEWLPIALDLFLSFDVGDEPLALDLVDDILKADWSSAIHVIAEQYFALPHPDKLQILRPLLHYTILPDVENVVGPSQPSHVYLKATTTLRALPTSLDLNNITGLPLQPDWFFSPLNELLRSGTSIALSQVPSDWSASETEIVQTVLFLGQLQCGSPMWTERLGGSRLLFNMMKVFMLEHGQQTQTSTSEGEVFRDNQVAQGMTRLMEHLTNPLAAIEMYPVASLETVSLPFLTAGVPFFQFYTDFLALYEAISFSDMIFTQLLLPPLAMSYPSDYRKLLWNDHSTALRGIRVQLHQVPLEDAAGLDGYFAPKETSNEVLSGYARALTRGWVIEDRNEFLFRVASHHLAELFWRGMEEAKESDRVGLMVGVLSTGTDVLVKRLLEWNLETRGEGVIGPEEKQKRKEMVSKLTGTKGSKRVESL, from the exons ATGCTCAAGGACATTGTAGAACgaacatcttcctcatcagagGCTCCGAAAGCCCCGGCACCTAGTTCTACCGGTTTCCCCGTCGCCGTTCATCGCTCTCAGCGTCCATCTGCGTTTGCACGAGCCCGAAGGGCACAACAGGtcttgaaggaagaaggaaagcagGAAATCGGCTATGGCAAGGCTATAGATACCGTTCCATCCGTGCAAACTGCAGAACCTACAAGTGGTTCAAGCATGACagagtgggaagaggtgaagaaacAAGTGCAAGAGGATAATCTAAAGAGAATACAAAATATGAGTCAGCAAGAGCGGGAacaggagattgaggaaCTTAGGGAGAGACTAGGCGACAAAACATTGGGTCttttgaagaaaagggCCGAAACTCTTCAATCAGAGCGTAGTGTTCGAGATAGCCCCCAAAACGGGCTGTCATCTATCGACTTGGAGCAGCCTTTCAGTGTAAATAACACACGACAGCTTTTACAGGAGGTATCAGAGGAGAATACAAGGCGGGTCGAGTCAATGAGcttggaagaaagggaacaTGAGACGCAGGAGCTAAGGGAAAGGTTTGGAGATAAGATTATGGAAGCTTTGCGAAAAAGGGCCGAGGCAAAGTTGGccgaagggaagaagaacgtcGTGGAACGCTCAGTGAAGCGCGATGTCCCTGCGTCATCGA TTATGTCGTCGAACACccaggaagatgacgagaaTCTCGAGGTTCTTAAAGCCAAATACTTCCCAACCCTTCACTCAGAGCCGTCCAAGCTTGAGTGGCTGCAACCCATATCGACGCCTTCAAGCGATAAATCGGTTAGGTTCGATCTTTCTGGGACTGTACTTTCTGCCAAGGATACAGCGTCTCTTCCAACCCATCTGGGTTTACATCACCACGGCGAGTCACCCGACTTGGCTGGTTATACTTTACAGGATATATTATATCTCTGTCGGTCGACAGTTCCAAGTCAGCGTATAACCATGATGGGTGTGCTCAGTCGGATCATAGGAAGATTATGCAACGGAGAATTGGACGAAACTGCCGAAAAGGAATGCGTTGAAACGCAGGTTGTCCAGAAAGCTATCGAACTTGGCGTAGAAGTGCTTGCTGGTTTGACAAGAGGAGCAGGGGTGATTCGGGCAAGCGTGGAGCTCCTGTTTGAAGCATTGCGCGGCCCTTCATGGGTCTTTCCTGACGATTCTTTCGATGCTGACAATATCTACCAACCATTTATCCCGACGCTTATGACGGCTGAGAGCGAGCCAACGGGGATTGCTTCCATACCGTTTGAGGATGTTCTTCCCCGCCTTACTGAGCTACTTTCCATACCTGATGCTCTTCCGATAATTACCACGAACCAATTGCTGCTCATTCTTCGACGCGCTACCCTCTTATCGGGCGATCTTTGCGAAACTATCTGTCCCATCGTACCGGCGCTTCTCAAGCATCACGTCATTCAAAGATCTTGGCCGCCGAAAGGCGATAACCGACCGAATGTCGAAGCACTGGCCCTTTTGAGGGATATCACAGCGAGCTCACGGGCCTGTGCGGAAGATCTTCTCAGTCAAAGGGTTTATGAGTCGACTCTCAAATTCATTGTGTCTGCTACCTGGAGCGAAGGGACTGACATAAGCACGCTAGATATTGGTCAGAACCTGGCATTGGAAGTTTTACGAATTTACGCCATTCTTGGACGATACGGCTTATCAGCTTCGATCGTCGCGTCTAGCTCTGAAGTTTGGCGTCTCTTCGGGAAGTGGGTTCAGGAGCGTTGCGCCTCTGAGACACTATCTCCGTTGGAAAGTAATCTTGTCAGAGCCTATTTCGACCTTCTCAAGGTTTGGGTCACATGTGCGATAGACCCGCATAGAACAACACCTGAGCATGATATCACCTGGGCTCAGGTGGTGGCACTCGAGTGGATTGATGAGGCTGTGTCTTCCGTCAAACAACTGTTGGGTCAATTCGAACGATTGGAAGAGGTAACATCTGCGCTAGCTATGTTGGCCAGTTGGGCAACAGGCGCCAAGGTCAATGGCATAAAGgctggtgaagaagaaaagaagactaTGCTTGCTGGATTGAAGACTTCAGGTCTCACAGAAGCCATAGAGTCAATGAGAACTGGaggggaggatgagacAAGGGTACTTCGTTTGGCAGTGAGACTGCACGGTCAGTTGCAGTCTGTCGGGGAGCTGTTAAGCAAGGAAACACTTGCTGCACTTCAACTGGCATTCTTGGTGACGAATGAGCCTGCGACACGCTCAGTCATCCATCTTCGGCACGAGCTTCTTCGGTTGAGTATACAGAGCAGGAGTCTCTCCCCTTCAGAATGGTTGCCTATCGCCCTGGACTTATTTTTGTCGTTCGACGTCGGAGATGAGCCTCTCGCTCTTGACTTGGTTGACGATATCCTGAAAGCAGATTGGTCCAGCGCGATTCATGTCATAGCTGAGCAATattttgctcttcctcatcccgACAAACTGCAAATACTTCGACCTCTTTTGCATTATACTATCCTACCCGATGTCGAAAATGTTGTAGGGCCCTCTCAACCCTCCCATGTGTATCTCAAAGCCACAACGACTCTTCGCGCTTTACCAACTTCTCTCGACCTTAATAATATCACCGGTTTACCTCTTCAACCTGATTggtttttttctcctctcaacGAACTTCTTCGTTCAGGTACTTCTATTGCACTTTCCCAAGTGCCGTCCGACTGGAGTGCCTCCGAGACGGAGATTGTACAAACGGTGCTGTTTTTGGGTCAATTGCAATGTGGCTCACCTATGTGGACCGAACGTTTAGGTGGTAGCCGATTGTTGTTCAACATGATGAAGGTATTCATGCTGGAGCATGGACAACAGACACAGACGTCAACAAGCGAAGGTGAGGTGTTCAGAGATAACCAAGTGGCCCAGGGCATGACTCGACTCATGGAACATCTTACCAATCCCCTTGCTGCTATCGAAATGTATCCTGTTGCATCGCTGGAAACtgtttcccttcctttccttaCAGCCGGCgtacccttcttccagttcTACACCGACTTCCTTGCTCTGTATGAGGCTATATCCTTTTCCGACATGATATTTactcagcttcttctccctcctcttgcCATGTCCTATCCTTCTGATTATCGAAAGCTCCTTTGGAATGACCATTCGACTGCCTTGAGGGGAATAAGGGTCCAACTACACCAGGTGCCTCTTGAGGACGCGGCGGGGCTCGATGGTTATTTTGCGCCTAAAGAGACCAGTAATGAAGTCCTCTCTGGGTATGCTCGTGCCCTCACTAGGGGGTGGGTGATTGAGGACCGCAATGAGTTCCTTTTTAGGGTAGCttcacatcatctggcCGAGCTGTTTTggagagggatggaagaagcgaAGGAGTCAGATAGAGTGGGCTTGATGGTTGGTGTCTTGTCTACGGGAACAGATGTGTTGGTAAAGAGGCTGTTGGAATGGAATCTTGAAACAAGAGGTGAGGGAGTGATTGGGCCtgaggaaaagcaaaaaaggaaggagatggttAGCAAGTTGACTGGGACGAAGGGAAGCAAAAGGGTTGAGAGTTTATAA
- a CDS encoding endoribonuclease, whose translation MPAEYVLTNGAPPPLPGIYTQAVRAGNYVYTSGSVGMTKEGDMVEGTVQDRTRQVIQNLEAVLKGANMTLSNVVKANIYLSNLSKDFTAVNEVWKDIMPEPKPARTCIGVAELPAGGTDVEIEFVAYDG comes from the exons ATGCCCGCCGAATACGTCTTGACAAACGGTGCTCCCCCTCCTTTGCCAGGAATT TACACACAAGCGGTAAGGGCAGGCAACTATGTCTACACAAGCGGGTCGGTCGGCATGACCAAGGAAGGCGATATGGTCGAGGGCACT GTTCAAGACCGAACAAGGCAGGTCATCCAA AACCTTGAGGCGGTACTCAAAGGCGCCAATATGACCCTCTCCAACGTCGTTAAGGCCAATATCTACCTTTCTAACCTATCCAAAGACTTCACAGCGGTCAACGAG GTCTGGAAAGATATCATGCCCGAACCGAAACCGGCTCGTACTTGCATTGGAGTTGCTGAGCTGCCCGCCGGTGGTACGGATGTGGAGATTGAATTTGTTGCCTACGATGGGTAG